The Micromonospora sp. Llam0 genome contains a region encoding:
- a CDS encoding S1C family serine protease, producing MTDGGNWRQADGIAPPGHQPPVGGWAGPYGPAPTPPYPPVAGPPPYPPSYGASVPVHRPAAGSPSYGPSAQPSPWWSDALRDPWRDPYAPAAVVVDVPPGAAGTGEGPEPVVEPEPAVRRGFTPYVVVSVIAALLAGSLGGALGFAFAVRGGVAGAGTVLGGSPADPPGAAQRPADSLAGVAQRVLPSVVTVQVSGPGGQSVGSGFVATADGYVITNDHVVGVGAEEAMVLFNDGSTARASIVGQEPESDVAVIKVDRTGLTPVEFGDSEAIAVGDPVLAFGSPLALTNTVTSGIVSALDRTIQAGEPGGQVRYYAAIQTDAAVNQGNSGGPLVDAAGRVIGVNSVIKSLAADEETAGNIGLAFAIPINHAKRITQEIIDTGTARRTIFGAQVTDAARTPGAGVRLSEVVDGGPADAAGLQAGDVVLRIDGRPLDQATDLIALVRKYAPGSVVTVDYRRGSEARSASVTLAADAK from the coding sequence CCGACTCCGCCGTACCCGCCGGTGGCCGGTCCGCCGCCCTACCCGCCGTCGTACGGCGCATCGGTACCGGTGCACCGACCGGCGGCCGGTTCGCCGTCGTACGGCCCGTCGGCGCAGCCGTCGCCGTGGTGGTCGGACGCGTTGCGGGATCCCTGGCGTGATCCGTACGCGCCGGCTGCGGTGGTGGTCGACGTCCCGCCGGGTGCTGCCGGCACCGGCGAGGGTCCGGAACCGGTCGTCGAACCGGAGCCGGCGGTACGCCGTGGGTTCACGCCGTACGTGGTCGTGTCGGTGATCGCCGCGCTGCTCGCCGGAAGCCTCGGCGGTGCCCTCGGGTTCGCCTTCGCGGTCCGGGGTGGTGTCGCCGGTGCCGGGACGGTGCTCGGCGGCTCGCCGGCCGATCCGCCCGGGGCGGCGCAGCGGCCGGCCGACTCGCTGGCCGGGGTGGCCCAACGGGTCCTGCCGAGCGTGGTGACCGTGCAGGTGAGCGGGCCGGGCGGGCAGAGCGTCGGCTCCGGCTTCGTCGCCACCGCCGACGGCTACGTGATCACCAACGACCACGTGGTCGGGGTGGGGGCCGAGGAGGCGATGGTGCTGTTCAACGACGGCTCGACCGCGCGGGCCTCGATCGTCGGCCAGGAGCCGGAATCGGATGTGGCGGTGATCAAGGTCGACCGGACCGGGCTGACGCCGGTCGAGTTCGGCGACTCCGAGGCGATCGCGGTCGGCGATCCGGTGCTCGCCTTCGGCTCGCCGCTCGCGCTGACCAACACGGTCACCTCGGGGATCGTCAGCGCCCTCGACCGCACCATCCAGGCTGGGGAGCCCGGCGGCCAGGTGCGCTACTACGCGGCGATCCAGACCGACGCGGCGGTGAACCAGGGCAACTCGGGCGGCCCGCTGGTGGACGCCGCCGGCCGGGTGATCGGTGTCAACTCGGTGATCAAGTCGCTGGCCGCCGACGAGGAGACGGCCGGCAACATCGGTCTCGCCTTCGCCATCCCGATCAACCACGCGAAGCGGATCACCCAGGAGATCATCGACACTGGCACGGCCCGGCGGACGATCTTCGGTGCTCAGGTGACCGACGCCGCCCGTACCCCCGGTGCCGGTGTCCGGCTCAGTGAGGTGGTCGACGGCGGGCCGGCGGACGCCGCCGGCCTGCAGGCCGGCGACGTGGTGCTGCGGATCGACGGTCGGCCCCTGGACCAGGCGACCGACCTGATCGCGCTGGTGCGCAAGTACGCCCCCGGGTCGGTCGTGACGGTCGACTACCGCCGGGGCAGCGAGGCCCGGTCGGCCTCGGTGACCTTGGCCGCCGACGCCAAGTAA
- a CDS encoding Mrp/NBP35 family ATP-binding protein, with protein MSAPTSTVNDAINAALATVNDPEIRRPITELGMVRSATIDAAGRVRVELLLTVAGCPLKDKLRTDITEAVTRVPGVTGVDVDFGVMSPEQRKSLQEQLRGGSAGAEPVIPFAQPGSRTRVYAVASGKGGVGKSSVTVNLAAALATRGLSVGVIDADIYGHSVPRMLGAEGRPTRVEEMIMPPQSHGVKVISIGMFTAGNAAVVWRGPMLHRALQQFLADVYWGDLDVLLLDLPPGTGDVAISLAQLLPNAEILVVTTPQAAAAEVAERAGAIALQTHQRLVGVVENMSWLELPTGERMEIFGSGGGGTVAESLTRTVGAQVPLLGQIPLDTRVRETGDRGTPIVLADPQAPAARALDAVADRLAVRRESLLGKPLGLRPSAG; from the coding sequence ATGTCCGCACCGACCAGCACCGTCAACGACGCCATCAACGCCGCCCTGGCCACGGTCAACGACCCGGAGATCCGCCGCCCCATCACCGAGCTCGGCATGGTGCGCTCCGCGACGATCGACGCCGCCGGCCGGGTACGGGTCGAGCTGCTGCTGACGGTCGCCGGCTGCCCGTTGAAGGACAAACTTCGCACCGACATCACCGAGGCGGTGACCCGGGTGCCCGGGGTCACCGGGGTGGACGTCGACTTCGGTGTGATGAGCCCGGAGCAGCGCAAGTCGCTGCAGGAGCAGCTGCGCGGCGGTTCCGCCGGCGCCGAACCGGTCATCCCGTTCGCCCAGCCCGGGTCCCGCACCCGGGTCTACGCGGTGGCCAGCGGCAAGGGCGGGGTCGGCAAGTCCAGCGTGACGGTGAACCTGGCGGCCGCGCTCGCGACGCGCGGGCTGTCGGTCGGGGTGATCGACGCCGACATCTACGGACATTCGGTGCCCCGGATGCTCGGCGCGGAGGGAAGGCCGACCCGGGTCGAGGAGATGATCATGCCGCCGCAGTCGCACGGCGTGAAGGTCATCTCGATCGGCATGTTCACCGCCGGCAACGCGGCGGTGGTCTGGCGTGGGCCGATGCTGCACCGGGCGCTGCAGCAGTTCCTCGCCGACGTCTACTGGGGTGACCTGGACGTACTGCTGCTGGACCTGCCGCCGGGCACCGGGGACGTGGCGATCTCCCTGGCCCAGCTGCTGCCCAACGCCGAGATCCTGGTGGTGACCACGCCGCAGGCGGCCGCCGCCGAGGTGGCCGAACGGGCCGGTGCCATCGCGCTGCAGACCCACCAGCGGCTGGTCGGCGTGGTGGAGAACATGTCCTGGCTGGAGCTGCCCACCGGGGAACGGATGGAGATCTTCGGCAGCGGCGGCGGCGGCACTGTCGCCGAGTCGCTGACCCGCACCGTCGGCGCCCAGGTGCCGCTCCTCGGCCAGATTCCGCTGGACACCCGGGTACGGGAGACCGGTGACCGCGGCACCCCGATCGTGCTGGCCGATCCGCAGGCCCCGGCGGCCCGGGCGCTCGATGCGGTCGCCGACCGGCTCGCGGTCCGTCGCGAGTCGCTGCTGGGCAAACCCCTGGGCCTGCGGCCGTCCGCCGGCTGA